Proteins co-encoded in one Methanobacterium veterum genomic window:
- a CDS encoding YHS domain-containing protein encodes MALDPVCMMEVDEKSAKNVSEYKGKKYYFCAPLCKKKFEEEPEKYAKE; translated from the coding sequence ATGGCTTTAGATCCGGTATGCATGATGGAAGTGGATGAAAAATCTGCAAAAAATGTAAGCGAATATAAAGGGAAAAAATACTATTTCTGCGCTCCACTTTGTAAAAAAAAGTTTGAAGAAGAGCCCGAAAAGTACGCAAAGGAATGA
- a CDS encoding cyclase family protein, producing the protein MGYITLSYALEETSPVHIGLKEPEMVHNNQIIDGKGYNTYLINVENHSGTHVDAPGHFVEGGKIISEYQPDELVFNNPLIVDIPKGPNELVKIWDISKMDFNDADCILFRTGFEKFHSDDPEEYLTQNPGMSPEVIYFIRKNLKNVRCIGIDCVSMSSYQNPKSGEEVHVNAFKKSKDFGEPLLLVEDMKLSNVQNEDLESIIVVPWQIKGIDSAPCTVLAKVK; encoded by the coding sequence ATGGGATATATAACACTATCTTACGCGCTGGAAGAAACTTCTCCTGTTCATATAGGTTTAAAAGAGCCAGAAATGGTTCATAATAATCAAATTATAGATGGGAAAGGTTATAATACGTACTTGATAAATGTTGAAAACCATTCTGGAACACATGTGGATGCTCCGGGTCATTTTGTAGAAGGTGGTAAAATAATCTCTGAGTACCAGCCTGATGAACTGGTTTTTAATAATCCTTTAATTGTGGATATTCCCAAAGGCCCAAATGAGCTTGTAAAAATATGGGATATATCTAAAATGGATTTTAATGATGCAGACTGCATTTTATTCCGTACCGGATTTGAAAAATTCCATAGCGATGATCCGGAGGAATATCTAACTCAAAATCCAGGAATGTCTCCAGAAGTTATTTACTTTATAAGAAAAAACCTTAAAAATGTCCGATGTATTGGTATAGACTGTGTATCGATGTCCAGCTATCAAAATCCAAAATCTGGGGAAGAAGTGCACGTAAATGCATTTAAAAAGAGCAAGGATTTTGGTGAACCTTTACTTTTAGTTGAAGATATGAAGCTCAGCAATGTCCAAAATGAAGATTTGGAAAGTATAATTGTTGTCCCGTGGCAGATTAAAGGAATTGATAGTGCCCCGTGTACTGTGCTTGCTAAAGTAAAATAA
- a CDS encoding heavy metal translocating P-type ATPase, translating into MAEQSKKKAEIKVSGMHCASCALNVEKSLKNLEGVEEAQVNIGTEKATVEYDPEKLKLAELENAIEDAGYGVANEHVILKIGGMSCVMCVKAIEEALGKLDGISDVNVNLTSEKAYVTYNSEITTVKDMKNTIEDLGYQYLGIEGEKTEELEEEVRAKDLKDKRNRIIVGFGFSIPLMALMYLDIPLPIPMPYFMLIVSILPFIYVSYPIFTAGFRSLKNRNLDMDVMYSMGIGVAYGSSLLGTFNIILTQQFLFYETALMLAAFLALGRYLEARAKGQTSTAIKKLIGLQAKTATVIRSGNEMEIPIEDVQMGDTVVVKPGEKIPADGEVVSGESYVDESAITGEPIPAFKNAGKSVVGGTINQNGILRFKALKIGKDTVLSQIIKLVENAQGSRPPVQRIADKAVSYFIPTVLTIAIAAFLFWYFLSGATLLFALTVLISILVVACPCALGLASPTAITVGIGRGAELGILIKNGEALEISEKLTTIVFDKTGTLTKGKPEVTDIASIGTDNRELLKLAASVEKNSQHPLAEAVVKKALEKNIEIETSQNFDTFGGKGVKAVVEGKEIIIGNRALFKDKNIIISNGTEEKLSKFENEGKTAVLVAADNSLSGVIAIADTLKETTKDAIGKLKEMGLKVVMITGDNKQTAGAIAKQVGIENVIAEVLPQDKSEEVKRLQEAGEVVAFVGDGINDAPALTQSDVGIAIGSGTDVAIESGEIVLIKNDIMDALAGIQLSKKVMGRIKENLFWAFAYNTVLIPVAAGVLYPFFGITFRPEFAGLAMALSSVSVLTLSLLLKGYVPPAKKDKVEITS; encoded by the coding sequence CTGAACTGGAGAATGCCATAGAAGATGCGGGTTATGGAGTGGCAAATGAACACGTTATTCTAAAAATTGGAGGAATGAGCTGCGTAATGTGCGTAAAAGCCATAGAAGAAGCTCTTGGAAAACTTGATGGGATCAGTGATGTTAATGTCAATTTAACCTCTGAAAAAGCTTATGTTACTTATAATTCTGAAATTACAACAGTTAAAGATATGAAAAATACAATTGAAGATCTTGGATACCAATATCTTGGCATTGAAGGAGAAAAAACAGAAGAACTTGAAGAAGAAGTAAGAGCTAAAGACCTTAAAGATAAAAGAAATCGGATAATTGTTGGTTTTGGATTTTCAATCCCTTTAATGGCTTTAATGTATCTAGATATTCCCCTTCCAATCCCAATGCCTTATTTCATGCTTATAGTTTCCATTCTTCCATTTATCTACGTGAGTTACCCCATATTCACAGCAGGCTTCCGTTCCCTCAAAAACAGGAACCTTGACATGGATGTTATGTATTCCATGGGAATTGGAGTAGCTTATGGATCAAGCCTCCTAGGCACTTTTAATATTATATTAACTCAACAATTTTTATTTTATGAAACTGCACTTATGCTGGCTGCATTCTTAGCTTTAGGAAGGTATTTAGAAGCTAGAGCAAAAGGACAGACATCAACTGCCATAAAAAAATTAATCGGACTGCAGGCAAAAACTGCCACTGTAATTCGCAGCGGTAATGAAATGGAAATTCCCATTGAAGATGTTCAAATGGGTGATACAGTAGTTGTTAAGCCTGGTGAAAAGATCCCTGCAGATGGAGAAGTTGTAAGCGGTGAAAGTTATGTAGATGAATCTGCAATTACTGGAGAGCCAATTCCTGCGTTTAAAAACGCAGGGAAATCTGTTGTTGGAGGTACCATTAACCAGAACGGAATATTAAGGTTCAAAGCTCTAAAAATAGGGAAAGATACAGTATTATCCCAGATTATAAAACTTGTAGAAAATGCTCAGGGATCAAGGCCGCCTGTTCAAAGAATTGCAGATAAAGCTGTAAGTTATTTCATCCCAACTGTTTTAACTATAGCAATTGCAGCATTTTTATTCTGGTACTTCTTATCAGGAGCTACCCTTCTTTTCGCACTTACTGTGCTGATCTCCATTCTTGTTGTAGCATGTCCATGTGCACTTGGGCTTGCATCACCCACCGCCATAACTGTAGGTATTGGACGAGGAGCAGAGCTTGGGATCTTGATTAAAAATGGGGAAGCCCTCGAGATATCTGAAAAGCTTACCACCATAGTATTTGATAAAACAGGCACACTTACCAAAGGCAAGCCTGAGGTTACAGATATAGCCTCAATTGGAACTGATAACAGAGAATTATTAAAACTCGCCGCCAGTGTTGAAAAAAATTCACAGCACCCCCTTGCAGAAGCAGTGGTTAAAAAAGCACTGGAAAAAAATATAGAAATAGAAACAAGCCAGAATTTCGATACCTTTGGAGGAAAAGGAGTAAAAGCAGTGGTAGAAGGTAAAGAGATTATAATAGGAAATAGAGCCTTGTTTAAAGATAAGAATATTATAATATCAAACGGAACTGAAGAAAAACTATCTAAATTTGAAAATGAAGGCAAAACCGCGGTTTTAGTTGCTGCAGATAACTCATTATCCGGAGTAATCGCTATAGCTGATACATTAAAAGAAACCACCAAAGATGCAATTGGAAAGCTCAAAGAAATGGGCCTTAAAGTGGTCATGATAACGGGAGACAACAAACAAACAGCAGGCGCAATTGCAAAGCAGGTTGGAATTGAAAATGTAATTGCAGAAGTACTGCCTCAAGATAAATCTGAAGAGGTTAAGAGGCTTCAAGAAGCTGGTGAAGTTGTAGCCTTCGTTGGTGATGGTATTAACGATGCTCCTGCACTAACGCAGTCTGATGTCGGAATAGCTATAGGAAGTGGCACAGATGTAGCCATAGAAAGCGGTGAAATTGTCCTTATAAAAAACGACATCATGGATGCACTTGCTGGTATTCAGTTAAGTAAAAAAGTGATGGGAAGGATAAAGGAGAACTTGTTCTGGGCCTTTGCATACAACACAGTGCTTATTCCTGTTGCAGCAGGTGTGCTCTACCCATTCTTTGGAATTACATTCAGGCCAGAATTTGCAGGGCTTGCAATGGCACTTAGTTCAGTATCTGTTTTAACCCTTTCATTACTGCTAAAAGGGTATGTGCCTCCTGCAAAGAAAGATAAAGTAGAAATAACTTCCTGA
- the truD gene encoding tRNA pseudouridine(13) synthase TruD has translation MLNAETYITRQKGIGGKIRTRYEDFYVEEIPESEPSGIGDNTWFFIEKVGRDTLEVVLDVARELHVDRKRMGFAGMKDKRAVTRQWLCVSNSEVEDIEKLRDKLYKVDILKIMKNEKKLRIGQLVGNKFRLLIRDTEDPEKDSQLATEIMTELSKTGVPNYYGWQRFGKKRSNTHLVGKALLENDLKKAVDCYIGNPYDEEREHIKKPRQLYDEGKWEESLEEMPGSMRYEKMMLKTLLKEMKKKNIEDIDSLDEHAYRRAISSLPKPLRRMFVHAYQSFLFNKAVSERAKLGIDKYVEGDIIIDNEEHLVHEFGDDIDERIENFEVHPTAPLFGSKVPLAGGELGEMEQKVIDGEGVTLEEFKVPKMPKLGSHGLRRAIRFKIWDASAKATDEGVLVEFSIPKGCYATAVLREIMKNEVV, from the coding sequence ATGCTTAATGCGGAAACTTATATCACCCGTCAAAAAGGAATTGGCGGAAAAATTAGAACAAGATATGAAGATTTTTACGTTGAAGAAATACCTGAATCTGAACCAAGTGGAATAGGAGATAACACATGGTTTTTCATTGAAAAAGTTGGAAGAGATACACTTGAGGTTGTGCTGGATGTCGCACGTGAACTGCACGTAGACCGGAAAAGAATGGGCTTTGCAGGGATGAAAGATAAACGGGCAGTCACAAGACAGTGGCTGTGTGTTTCAAACTCAGAAGTTGAAGACATTGAAAAATTAAGAGACAAGCTGTATAAAGTTGACATACTCAAGATAATGAAAAACGAGAAAAAATTAAGGATTGGACAGCTTGTAGGGAATAAATTCAGGCTTCTTATAAGAGATACAGAAGATCCAGAAAAAGATAGCCAATTAGCAACTGAAATAATGACAGAACTCTCAAAAACAGGTGTTCCTAATTACTACGGCTGGCAGAGGTTCGGTAAAAAGAGATCCAATACTCATCTTGTTGGAAAAGCATTGCTTGAAAATGATTTAAAAAAAGCAGTTGATTGTTATATTGGAAACCCTTATGATGAGGAGAGGGAGCATATTAAAAAACCAAGACAGCTTTATGACGAGGGAAAATGGGAAGAATCACTTGAAGAAATGCCTGGAAGCATGAGATATGAAAAAATGATGCTTAAAACCCTTTTAAAGGAAATGAAAAAGAAAAATATCGAAGATATTGATTCTTTAGATGAACATGCTTACAGGCGCGCTATATCAAGCCTTCCAAAACCATTACGGAGAATGTTTGTCCACGCTTATCAATCCTTTTTATTTAATAAAGCAGTAAGTGAGAGAGCTAAACTTGGAATAGATAAGTATGTTGAAGGTGACATAATCATTGATAATGAGGAGCATCTAGTCCATGAATTTGGTGATGACATCGACGAGAGAATTGAAAACTTTGAAGTTCACCCTACAGCTCCCCTTTTTGGAAGTAAAGTCCCACTTGCCGGTGGAGAACTTGGTGAAATGGAACAGAAAGTTATAGATGGGGAAGGAGTTACTTTAGAAGAATTTAAAGTCCCTAAAATGCCTAAGCTTGGAAGTCATGGGCTGAGGCGTGCGATTAGATTTAAAATATGGGATGCCTCTGCTAAGGCCACTGATGAAGGAGTTCTTGTAGAGTTTTCAATTCCAAAAGGATGCTATGCAACGGCTGTTTTGCGGGAAATAATGAAAAATGAAGTTGTTTAA
- a CDS encoding Ig-like domain-containing protein — MIKRIILLLIALFISLTICGSATAANSTEIISISTNGSISNGYSSEAAVSADGRYITFSSYADNLVAGDNNSCSDIFVRDRVLNTTKRISISNSGEESNGDSYGPSISSDGRYVAYTSYATNLVASDNNGYSDVFVYDCLMNITQRVSISNNGNEGNGDSYDPSISADGSYIAFSSSASNLVTDDTNGCNDVFVYNKISNTIKRISVSNTGEEGNGDSSEPSISANGNFIAFTSYADNLVNNNINGCSDVFVYNQTFNTIKRISISSKGAEGYGSSYGSSISADGNSIAFVSYADNLVTGDNNDRSDVFVYDLNSGTTERISVLNSGEEIQDYSYSPSISGDGRYVAFIVGKLRVSVALSNTNLDNYYPYGIVVIRDRTLKTTEEVSISNLYEIANSNCESPSISADGSCIAFSSYADNLVPVDNNCYHIFVRDTNNHLQLLSGSLNLNIVKSGDIITIKAYSGDVTNITALIFNNKLNLIKQPDNTWILNYTIPQVQDGTYSVLLTATDAEGNTKNLSLDFTVDNTPPTSLGTITPNLVRSGNAIIINVSSDSDTKSIVASIAGSKNLSMYKEEDGIWRLYYTIPSLSSGNYTAILTATDNVGNQGIAVLNFTVDNTPPTINATISPDSFQLINNCLPLDNTTITIKASSDLDTKNITVNNRYNMIQQQDGTWIFTCSFQDLFDQIHSGQYSISLSATDSLGNLGVKKLNLELININPTINVSASPYAVKPGDYVLISVSSSLEPKEIWGYFVGYSDYDQGWVSYKEEIPNLTKQEDGIWTTSYKVPNITNGLCNILLTLYYGNGITPYGFTAGIVQNVYAKFRVDSTPPRISPFTDPSIIKSGDILKIRVYSYISRLEYWTWGDDTASVNANLFNKTLNMTKMWFDGYESLWEVDYTVPNLPDGNYTIFFTATDEVGNPSNASTNFTVDNTPPVMTATITPNKVKSIDFQGDRLLTISANSSPDTKEVYARILGSWTPLTYENGKWTLTFSVAPLMDVGNYKISLQAIDYAGNIETTSVYFTVYNNLINQPGDSGQNNGTTSGESGQGGSGSGSSSGSSGSGASSGSNNGGSSESGSSSSGSSSGDSSGGSGSGGSSGGSGGSGGGSGDGGSDGPSYPDYLPYLLLAIGIIMVIVALMLILGIFGFLLDLLLYMILDILFADVPEILGITFEFLDTITGITSISGFSLNSIAMAMSFITADIFGIVASIFLVFLAYFVSIGVLGGLFGLFIALIGFWLMITTFIGFINSWKQNKL, encoded by the coding sequence TTGATAAAAAGGATCATATTACTATTAATCGCATTATTTATATCATTAACAATTTGTGGATCAGCCACTGCGGCTAATAGCACTGAAATTATTAGTATTTCCACTAATGGTAGTATATCCAATGGTTATAGTTCAGAAGCAGCAGTAAGTGCCGATGGAAGATATATTACATTTTCTTCATATGCAGATAACCTTGTAGCTGGAGATAATAATAGTTGTAGTGATATATTCGTGCGTGACCGGGTTTTAAATACTACAAAAAGAATTAGTATCTCAAATTCAGGAGAAGAAAGTAATGGAGATAGCTATGGCCCTTCCATAAGTAGTGACGGTCGTTATGTAGCATATACATCTTATGCAACTAATTTGGTGGCAAGTGATAATAATGGATACTCAGATGTTTTTGTATACGACTGTTTAATGAATATTACACAACGTGTTAGTATTTCAAATAATGGCAATGAAGGGAATGGAGACAGTTATGACCCATCCATAAGTGCAGACGGTAGTTATATTGCTTTTTCATCCAGCGCAAGTAACCTTGTAACGGATGATACCAATGGTTGTAATGATGTTTTTGTTTACAACAAAATTTCAAATACAATTAAAAGAATAAGTGTTTCAAATACCGGCGAAGAAGGAAATGGAGATAGTTCTGAACCATCTATAAGTGCCAATGGTAATTTTATTGCATTTACTTCATATGCAGATAATCTAGTTAATAATAACATTAACGGCTGTTCTGATGTATTTGTTTATAATCAAACATTTAACACAATTAAAAGAATAAGTATATCCAGTAAAGGTGCCGAAGGATATGGAAGTAGCTATGGATCATCTATTAGCGCAGATGGTAACTCAATTGCTTTTGTTTCATATGCAGATAATCTTGTAACTGGAGATAACAATGATAGAAGTGATGTTTTCGTTTATGATCTAAATTCAGGTACAACAGAACGCATAAGTGTCTTAAATTCAGGTGAAGAGATCCAAGATTATAGTTATAGTCCTTCGATCAGCGGCGATGGGCGTTATGTAGCATTTATAGTAGGTAAATTACGTGTAAGTGTTGCTCTATCTAACACTAACTTGGACAATTATTATCCTTACGGCATAGTAGTTATAAGAGATAGAACTCTAAAAACTACTGAAGAAGTTAGCATATCCAATTTATATGAAATAGCAAATAGTAACTGCGAAAGCCCATCAATAAGCGCGGATGGAAGTTGTATAGCTTTCAGTTCATACGCAGATAACCTCGTTCCTGTTGATAATAACTGTTATCATATTTTCGTTCGTGATACAAATAATCACTTACAACTTCTTTCTGGCTCACTTAATCTTAATATTGTGAAATCTGGAGACATAATCACTATAAAAGCTTATTCAGGAGATGTAACAAATATAACTGCTTTAATATTTAATAATAAATTGAATCTTATAAAACAGCCAGACAATACGTGGATCCTTAACTACACTATTCCACAAGTTCAAGATGGAACTTATTCTGTTTTACTAACTGCAACAGATGCAGAAGGGAACACCAAAAATCTCTCACTTGACTTTACTGTTGATAACACGCCACCAACGAGTTTAGGTACAATCACACCAAATTTAGTGAGATCTGGAAATGCTATTATTATAAATGTGTCTTCTGACTCAGATACAAAAAGTATAGTAGCTTCAATTGCAGGTAGTAAAAATTTAAGTATGTATAAAGAAGAGGATGGTATCTGGCGGCTTTATTACACAATCCCATCTCTTTCATCCGGTAATTACACAGCCATATTAACTGCGACAGATAATGTTGGAAATCAAGGAATCGCTGTACTTAATTTTACAGTTGACAATACACCTCCAACTATCAATGCAACTATTTCTCCTGATTCTTTCCAATTAATAAACAATTGTTTACCCCTTGATAATACAACAATAACCATAAAAGCCTCTTCCGATCTAGATACAAAGAACATCACCGTCAATAACAGATATAACATGATACAACAACAAGACGGCACATGGATATTTACCTGTTCTTTCCAAGATCTTTTTGATCAAATACATTCCGGTCAGTATTCTATTTCATTATCAGCTACTGATTCTCTAGGTAATCTTGGAGTTAAAAAACTTAATTTAGAACTGATTAATATTAACCCTACAATAAATGTCAGTGCATCTCCCTATGCAGTTAAACCTGGTGATTACGTATTAATAAGCGTTTCATCAAGTCTTGAACCAAAAGAGATATGGGGCTATTTTGTTGGTTATAGTGACTATGACCAAGGATGGGTTAGTTACAAAGAAGAAATTCCTAACCTAACAAAACAAGAAGATGGAATCTGGACAACTTCTTATAAGGTTCCAAATATTACAAATGGCCTTTGTAATATTCTACTGACTTTATATTATGGTAATGGGATCACTCCATATGGTTTTACTGCAGGCATTGTTCAAAATGTTTATGCTAAATTTAGAGTAGACAGTACTCCTCCTCGAATATCACCGTTCACTGATCCTTCCATCATAAAATCAGGAGATATTCTCAAAATAAGAGTATATTCATACATAAGTCGATTAGAATATTGGACATGGGGTGATGATACTGCAAGTGTCAATGCCAATTTATTCAATAAAACATTGAATATGACAAAAATGTGGTTTGATGGATACGAAAGCCTTTGGGAAGTCGATTATACTGTTCCCAATTTACCTGATGGAAATTACACTATATTTTTCACTGCAACAGATGAAGTTGGAAACCCATCAAACGCATCAACTAACTTCACTGTAGATAACACACCGCCAGTAATGACTGCTACAATTACTCCAAATAAAGTTAAATCTATCGATTTTCAAGGAGATAGATTGTTAACAATTAGTGCAAATTCTTCTCCAGATACAAAAGAAGTTTATGCCCGTATCCTAGGTTCATGGACACCCCTAACCTATGAAAATGGTAAATGGACTTTAACTTTTAGTGTTGCACCACTAATGGATGTTGGTAATTATAAAATATCATTGCAGGCAATTGATTATGCAGGGAATATAGAAACAACTTCAGTTTACTTCACTGTTTATAATAACCTTATAAATCAGCCCGGAGATTCCGGACAAAATAACGGAACTACCTCTGGTGAATCAGGGCAAGGCGGATCTGGTAGTGGAAGTTCTTCTGGCTCAAGTGGATCAGGAGCCTCCAGTGGATCTAATAATGGAGGATCATCTGAAAGTGGATCTTCCAGTTCAGGAAGTTCATCCGGAGATTCTTCAGGAGGAAGCGGATCAGGAGGATCATCTGGCGGTTCAGGCGGATCTGGTGGGGGAAGTGGAGATGGAGGTTCCGACGGACCATCATACCCCGACTATCTTCCATATTTACTGTTAGCTATAGGTATCATAATGGTTATTGTAGCTCTAATGTTAATACTTGGAATATTTGGATTTTTACTGGATTTATTACTCTACATGATCTTAGACATTTTATTCGCAGATGTGCCAGAGATTTTAGGAATTACATTTGAATTTTTGGATACAATAACAGGCATAACTTCTATTTCAGGTTTTTCTCTAAATTCAATTGCAATGGCAATGAGCTTTATAACTGCAGATATATTTGGAATAGTAGCAAGTATATTTCTAGTATTTTTAGCATATTTTGTATCTATTGGAGTTCTTGGAGGATTATTTGGACTGTTTATAGCATTAATTGGGTTTTGGCTTATGATTACCACGTTTATAGGATTTATTAATAGTTGGAAACAAAATAAATTATAG